CCAATGAAAGCAGCTCTATTTTGGCGCTGATAATCGGGTTCTTAATATTAATGGGGTTAGTATTAGGCCGATTAAGTCGACGGGGATTAGCGGATGCAAAACAACGGGTGAATGATCATGGGAAAACGTAAAACATTTTGGCAATTAAGTTTAGGATTAATCATACTGATTAGTATCGCCTTTGGTGGCCGAGTTGTTGGACAAGCGGCTGATACGTTTGTTGATGTGACAGCTAGTTTCGATAACGGTGTCAATAAAGTGCTGCATAGTTATGGGACTGCTTTTAGTATCACTTCGTGGCCAGAAGTTAAGTCAGTTACAGCTAATAATACAATTGATGGACAAATCACCAATCGAACAACTGAATTACAAGTCACTTATCGTGGGACTTTTGGGATTGGTACTGGTGGATTTAACAGTGTTTATGCCGAAATTATGGATACTAGTGGTAATATTTTGGGTACCGATGCTAATACCCGTGATATTTTTGCTGATTTAGGTCATAAAGGAACTGGACTTGGTCAGGCAGATCAGGTTAGCAGCTTTAGTATGGATGCTTCAGATACTCAAAAAATTGATTTTACTTGGGGTAAGTGGGCCGGTACCGTGCCAATGTACATTGCTTTAAAGTTCCCAACTAATAATGCGGCTAAGGATGCTGGTGCTATTGGTTTAGCTAAAATTGATGAGTACAAGGCTTGGCCAGCGGATGCTAATCCAACGATTACGAGCACCTTAACGACTAACTCAACCACGATTACAGGTAAAGGGACCACTGCTGGCGACGTTATTAGTAGTGATGTTAACGGTGTTACAACGACGGTTGGTAGTGATAAGACCTATACCCTGAATTTAGGCACAACGTTGGCTGGTAAGAGCAAAGTGACGGTGACTGAAAAAAATAGTGTTGGTGATGCTGGGACGGCTAGCGCGGATGTGACCAAAGATTTAACGATTGCAGCTGATAAAACCAGCTTGAATTTAGATGCGGATGATGTGGTGGCATTAAAAGGCAAGTCTGACAGTGATATGATTAGTTGGATTGTGAAGCAGGCTGGCATCACTGTCAAAAGTGGTTCTGGTGGGACAGCAACGTTTACTGCGGACGAAACGGGTTTAGCAGCGACCATTCAAGCCTTAGCTGAAAATGGTAGTACAACTGTTAACATCTACGCAAAGAATGGTGCTGACGTTTCTGATAAAGTGGCGGTGTCATTAATTAAAGAACCGACAACACTGACTTTTGGAACGTTATCAGCGGATGTTGGCTTTGGCTCGACCACGGTACCAAGTAAAGAGACGGTGATTAGCCCAACCAGTAACTTTGATATTAACGTGGCGGATGCACGAGCGACTGGGTCGAAATGGTATGTCTATGCGACGGCGACACCATTAACAACGGGCACTGGCACGGCGGCACACACGTTAAAAGGCAATTTGATTTATAAAGATGGGACTAATCAACAGAATTTAACCAATACGAGTACGTTAGTGGGGTCGGGGACTAAAGTTGCCGGCACCACTGACACCAAGGTAACGAGTAGTTGGGATAGTTCTAAAGGCATCTTCTTAGATGTTTTCCCTGGTGTTTATGCAGGAGATTATACCGGTCAAGTTAATTGGAGTTTACAAGATACACCGACCGACTAGCACGATAGGCTGGTTTTGGTCCTAACGAACGGAATTCATTGATAATGATGAATTCCGTTTTGTGCTATCTGGATAAGCAATCAGGTCGGTCGTTTAAGCTGAAACTAAAATGAAAGCGCGGTTTGTGATAGAATATAACTATTACTGAGAACTCTTGAGGGAATTTCAAATGAAAAAAATTTTTTCGCGCGAAAACATTCCATTTTTCTTACAAAATCAACCGCTACGCCTGTTGTCGTTTGTCATTTTGGGCCTATCGCTGATTACGTTAGTGACTGGTTTTTTAGTGAACTGGATTTTTGGCACCATTATCTTGGTCTTAATTATTATGGCCGGCATTCTGTCTTACAACACGTTGATTGAACTAAGTTCGAGTGCTAATGAATATATATCAGATTTATCCTATCGTATTAAGCGTGGCGAACAAGAAGCCTTGATTCAAATGCCGATTGGCGTCATGATTTTTAATGCGGACCAAACAATCGAATGGGTTAATCCATACCTGCAACG
This genomic window from Lactobacillus sp. CBA3606 contains:
- a CDS encoding cell surface protein, translating into MGKRKTFWQLSLGLIILISIAFGGRVVGQAADTFVDVTASFDNGVNKVLHSYGTAFSITSWPEVKSVTANNTIDGQITNRTTELQVTYRGTFGIGTGGFNSVYAEIMDTSGNILGTDANTRDIFADLGHKGTGLGQADQVSSFSMDASDTQKIDFTWGKWAGTVPMYIALKFPTNNAAKDAGAIGLAKIDEYKAWPADANPTITSTLTTNSTTITGKGTTAGDVISSDVNGVTTTVGSDKTYTLNLGTTLAGKSKVTVTEKNSVGDAGTASADVTKDLTIAADKTSLNLDADDVVALKGKSDSDMISWIVKQAGITVKSGSGGTATFTADETGLAATIQALAENGSTTVNIYAKNGADVSDKVAVSLIKEPTTLTFGTLSADVGFGSTTVPSKETVISPTSNFDINVADARATGSKWYVYATATPLTTGTGTAAHTLKGNLIYKDGTNQQNLTNTSTLVGSGTKVAGTTDTKVTSSWDSSKGIFLDVFPGVYAGDYTGQVNWSLQDTPTD